The Lolium rigidum isolate FL_2022 chromosome 1, APGP_CSIRO_Lrig_0.1, whole genome shotgun sequence region GCATCACTTTTCGCCCAATTGTAAAGGCATGCTTATTGCCGAAAATTACTCATTAGCAAGACATTGTTCTATTAAGCTTACCAGGTCATAAATGTAGATGGAATGGCCAGGCTCAAATACATGTTGACATCCTTTAGCACCGCCCTTGACCATCCATGCCAGCTCCTTCCCCCAGCTTCAGAGAATTTCACATACATCCCCAGCAATACCACATTGAACCAATAAGATATCGAGGTCGCCAAAGCCGCACCTCTGCTGGCAAGACCGGAATTCTGAACAAGGAACCAGCAGAGCAGAATGTGGAATACCAATGTCACTCCAGAACAAACCACCAGCGGGTTGACGATGCTTTGGGCCTGCAGGAACTTTGTAAGGCACTGAAGCAAGCCGTACGCGAAAAGACCAGGGATCAACAGCCGGGCGTAGGCTCCAGCTTCGTATGATATCTCTGGATTCTGACCGAGAGCAACGAGGATTTGGCCGGTGAAGGCCAAGACGAAGGCCAGCGGAACGCTTGCGAGCATGAGGACGAAGATTGCCCTCTGGGCATGTGTCCCGAGCATGTCGTACTGCTTTGCTCCGTATGATTGCCCACACAGTGTGTCCAGCGCGCTTCCCATTCCCAGCTGGCGCATTGCGATGGAACAAACAGGCACAGTTAAGTATACTTGCAATTTGTAGTAGGCATCAGAACATTAGAAAAAGTGCTTCTAAAGACGACACGCTGTTGTTACTTTCTGCTGATTTTGCTAAAAAGTGCCTTGGAAACGAGTAGTAGCAGCTACTAGGTGGCCGCGTTGCATTTTCGAATCAATTCGCTATTCAGCTCTAGAACGAACAATTTGGTCATGCTTCGCAATCAGGAGCGGTACCACGAGACGAGGCTTACCAGGACGCTGAAGCCGGTGACGTTGGCGAAGGAGGAGGCGACGGAGGCGCCGGAGAGGGAGAGCTCGCCGAGGTGGCCGGCGAACATGACGGAGACTACTTGCAGGCTGTACTGCAGCAGGCTGCAGGCGACCAGAGGCGCAGCGAGCACCACCTTCCGCCGCACCTCGTCGCGCGCCGTCGGTGGCGCCGGCGTGGAGGCGCGGGGCGAGAGGAGGGGCGAGGACGCCGCCATTTCCACCCAAGCTGGCCGTTGACGAACCTCAAGGGAAGGAAGGGGGGACGCTGGCCGTTGCTGTCGCGGtgaggcgcggcggcgcaggtGAAAGGGGGACGAGAATTATGGGCCACGGCAGAGTTTCAAGGCCCAGTTTAGTAGTGTTGGGCTAAGTTGGGTGTAGGACTATTGCACACAGGCCTATAGTACTATCCTGACCTAGGTAACTAGGagcattttctaaaaaaaaaaaggtaactAGGAgcaagttctcaaaaaaaaaaaaaaaaaaggtaactAGGAGCAGCTCCCGTGGCTGGGCGCGCAAGGAGCAGCTGCTGGAGGAGCTCCGTGGGACGCCGCTGCGCTCGCACGCTGCACTATTCGTGGCCGACGCACTCGGTCGCGGCCGCCTGCTCGCTCGCCGCAAAGCTATGTGCACAGaactgaaaagaaaagaaagaatctgTGGAACTAACCTGGCAATACATATGCAGTTGAGAACCGTCGGACGCCAGAGTCGCTCGCCGGAGCACCACCACACAGCCCAAACGATCCATCGTCACGTCTCTCCcctcctctcctcgacaagtaaaagtcaaagtctaagtcatagtCACACGCGCAACCCACACGCTGTCCATGAGGATGAGCTTGTACTTATAGAGGCTAGGTtggaggaagagagaagaagtggACTTTGAAACTTTGAGCCGggaatgaacaaggagatgataaAATGAGATGGATGGTTGAGATGCACAGAGCACACGGATTGCTGACCTGCCTCATTCCCATCAACCGAAACAACTCATGCGTTAATTGTTAGTGCTCTCATGACTATTGCTTTCTCCATAATGGTCTCATTAAATTTTGCTCCTCCCTAAATCGAGGCATTGGATGGCTTTAAGGCATGCGAGCGGCCAGGCCAGTAATCAACTCAATCACCGCCTAGGTTTCCCAACTATTAGCTTTCAGAGCGCTAGCTAACCATAGAAAGTAGCAGCTTGATTGATTGGTATATTTTTCTAACGTAGCTCTTGATGTCTCAACTCCGTTCGGCAACTTACATGGCGATGGTGAAACACGACTTACCGAGGGCGAAACAACCCATGAGTCCTTAAAAGATAACGGCGCAGCAGTAGCTTGATTGATACCTCTATTTTTCTAACCCAATAACGTGTAGCTCTTGATGTGTCTCAACTCTGTTTGGCAACTTACATGTAGCTCTTGCTGTGTCTCGACTCCGTTCGGCAACTTAAATGGCGAAGGTGAAACACGACTTACCGAGGGCGAAACAACCCATGAGTCACTAAAAGATGACGGTACAGCAGTAGCTTGATTGATACCTCTATTTTTCTAACTCAGCTAGTTCTTGATGTGTCTCAATTTCGTTCGGCAACTAGCTCTTGTTGTGTCTCAACTCCATTCAACAACTTACATGGCGATGTCGAAACACAACTTATCGAGGGCAAAACAACGCATGAGCCCTTAAAAGATGACGGTGCCTCTCAGAAATCGCAGTGCAGCCCGTCTGGCCTTTTGCTAGCTAGCAAGCTCTCTACGGTGCCCTGTGTCCAACTTGCAGGACGGGCCATCCAAGTTGAAGACACGAGCAAACAGCTTCAAGGAAAACAAGCTACTACAATAACAAACTACATGTCACAGCTAGCACAACATTGCAGTTTACTACATACAACAAGTAGCCTAACTGCAAGATGCATCAGGCATCCGGCCACCAGATCAGATCACAACAATCTTGACTCTGATCTGGATGTGGATGCTAGCCCTGGTTCTACCGACAAAAAAGGAAAAACTCCGGACCAAAGCATTATGTCCGTGAACAGCAAACAAATCATACCTAAAAAGCAAAGCATGGTAAGATGGGACCCACCACCTGTTAATTGGCTTAAAATTAATGTAGATGGATCTTTTGTTCCTAGTACAGGTTCTGCTAGTGTTGGCGCGGTGATTCGGGACCACTGTGGATATGCTATTGCTGGTGCTGGGAGAGTACTGGACAAGTGTACTAGTGCGGAGGTAGCTGAGGCTCTCGCGCTCATGGAAGGTGCACGTCTAGCTGCGAGCACCAATCATTTTTGAAGATGATTGTGCGACTGTTGTTAGTGCACTACAAAAAGACTCCAGTTCTCTGTCATCTTTGGGAACAATCTTCAAGGATTTTAAGATGTTTGCCTCCGTCCTGCCAGATTGGAAATGTGTTTTAGCCAAAAAATCAGAATTATGTAGCGCATGAGACCGCAGCATATGTGAGACGTATGGGTGTAGGTGCTGACTGGAGTTGTCTGTATCCAGATGAGATTGCAAAGGCTATTGCTTTTGATTGTAATCATGAATATCTTTGTTGTGAATGAATGAAAACCTTTTGGCCTAAAAAAATATGAATATATTCTGAGAGTATATAGTTTGTACAGAACCAAATAAAACGATGGCACAAAACACTTCAAAACTTAGAACAACAATCCATTCAGGGGATCTCACATGTACCGCCTCTTTGTATCAACTGGATTTACATACACAAGATACAAAACTAATCTGTTGTTGTCTTGAGAGCTCAGAAATTTGAGCCAGTAGTTCACACTAAACAAAATCTGCCGACTGGTTGCAATGCATTAAACCAAGCTCGATAAATCCTAGTGAAACCACATATCCTAAACAAAGCACACAGGTTCAACAAGCCAAAAGGACCATCGCCTGGGTTGTGCAAAGCCAGCCATGCCCATCTTTGTCGACCTCCATAGCTAGTTCCTTCCTTGATCCTTATCATTAATTGCCTCCTTAGATCTGTAACCAGCAATTGTGAAGAAAGTCATATTCACGTCAAGTTTTATGTACATCTATCACATACTAGTTATCACATAATCATCAGTGTGCACTACGGTTTTAGAATGAATGTAAGCAACATTAATAGTCCAAATTTCACATCTAGCATAACATCGTGTCAAAATGCAGCATATATGTGAGCACCATGACAAAGTCCACAAATGGTGCCGTAACAGGAAAATTGACCATGAAGCAAATTGCAATTAT contains the following coding sequences:
- the LOC124661037 gene encoding protein DETOXIFICATION 16-like codes for the protein MFAGHLGELSLSGASVASSFANVTGFSVLLGMGSALDTLCGQSYGAKQYDMLGTHAQRAIFVLMLASVPLAFVLAFTGQILVALGQNPEISYEAGAYARLLIPGLFAYGLLQCLTKFLQAQSIVNPLVVCSGVTLVFHILLCWFLVQNSGLASRGAALATSISYWFNVVLLGMYVKFSEAGGRSWHGWSRAVLKDVNMYLSLAIPSTFMTCLEYWAFEMVVLLAGFLPNPKLETSILSISLNTMWMVYTIPSGLSSAISIRVSNELGAGNPQAARLSILISGIMCLVEGLLVVIITICVRDVWGYLYSNEEEVAKYVSIMMPILATSNFMDGLQCTLSGMA